The following proteins are encoded in a genomic region of Methanobrevibacter sp.:
- a CDS encoding translation initiation factor IF-5A, translated as MSTKVVEIKTLKVGKYIVLGGEASKITSLTTSSPGKHGAAKARLEAVGIFDNQKRSIVKPVDTKVDIPIIDKRVGQVLSIQGDNVQLMDMESYDTLDLEIPDDLKDQITEGIEVEYIVALGNMKIMRTK; from the coding sequence ATGTCAACAAAAGTTGTAGAAATTAAAACTTTAAAAGTCGGAAAATACATCGTTTTAGGTGGAGAAGCATCTAAAATCACAAGCTTAACTACTTCATCACCTGGTAAACACGGTGCTGCAAAAGCAAGATTAGAAGCTGTAGGTATCTTTGATAACCAAAAAAGAAGTATCGTAAAACCTGTAGATACTAAAGTAGATATTCCAATCATTGACAAAAGAGTAGGTCAAGTATTATCTATCCAAGGTGACAACGTTCAATTGATGGATATGGAAAGTTACGACACCTTAGATTTAGAAATTCCTGATGACTTAAAAGACCAAATTACCGAAGGTATCGAAGTGGAATACATCGTTGCTTTAGGTAATATGAAAATAATGAGAACAAAATAA
- the speB gene encoding agmatinase — protein sequence MLFNTYDPWKFAFSKSSESIDDVEEEAWGIIGVPFDSTTSYHSGARLGPIVVREASYGFEMFNIDFNTNLDTDFYDFGDSNVIPGNCVATVDLVKSNVAELMSHKIKPILIGGEHSVSIGAVEALKNRYSNLTVVHLDAHRDLADTFMGERYSHATVMRRIHDLKVEELIQIGIRSSSSEEEAFANESPNIKTFRSNEVKNHIDNILYYLSQIETPIYLSIDMDVLDPIFAPSVGNPTPLGITIQDIQDIMECLAAKNIVGMDVVETATDRLGDITAVAASKLVYDFLTLM from the coding sequence ATGCTTTTCAATACTTACGATCCTTGGAAATTTGCCTTTTCGAAAAGTTCCGAGAGCATTGATGATGTTGAAGAAGAAGCATGGGGGATTATTGGGGTTCCATTCGATAGCACAACATCTTATCATTCAGGTGCTCGTTTAGGCCCAATTGTTGTTAGGGAAGCTTCATATGGCTTCGAAATGTTCAATATAGATTTCAACACAAATCTAGACACTGATTTTTATGATTTTGGAGATTCCAATGTAATTCCCGGAAATTGTGTTGCAACAGTGGACCTTGTAAAATCAAATGTAGCCGAACTGATGAGTCATAAAATCAAACCGATTCTCATTGGGGGAGAGCACAGCGTTAGCATTGGTGCTGTTGAGGCTCTTAAAAACAGATACTCTAACCTGACAGTGGTTCATTTGGATGCCCATAGGGATTTGGCAGACACATTCATGGGTGAGAGATATTCTCATGCAACAGTCATGAGGAGGATCCATGATTTGAAGGTTGAGGAACTGATTCAAATAGGTATAAGATCATCTTCCAGTGAAGAGGAGGCTTTTGCAAATGAATCCCCAAATATTAAAACCTTCAGAAGCAATGAAGTTAAAAATCATATTGACAATATCCTTTATTATTTGTCACAGATTGAAACTCCAATCTACTTGTCAATAGATATGGATGTTCTGGATCCTATTTTCGCTCCAAGTGTGGGAAATCCAACTCCTTTGGGAATTACAATCCAGGATATTCAGGACATTATGGAATGTTTAGCTGCAAAAAACATTGTTGGCATGGATGTTGTGGAAACAGCTACCGACAGGTTGGGAGACATTACTGCTGTGGCGGCTTCCAAACTCGTTTATGATTTCTTAACACTCATGTGA
- a CDS encoding TIGR00300 family protein produces the protein MNNRTVELSGHIIDSLVLPKTMDLIMDRGGDFDILEFDVGKRKSDISRAKILVSADSPDQLNMILDELSRLGASISELKEVQLVASTKDKVAPEGFYSTSNHTTHVLYNGNWIVVNDIEMDCTICIDEENERAYCKPLGDIKAGDMIVVGREGIKVTPPQRARGKQELFEFMNSDVSSEKPLMNLIRGIAKEMKEIKAKGGKIGIVGGPAIVHTGSGKYLAALIREGYIDALMAGNALATHDIESNLFGTSLGIEVETGNIVSHGHTHHMRAINKINNSGSIKNAVEDGTLTGGIMYECIKNDVPYVLAGSIRDDGPLPDVITNTLKSQELMREQAQSLDMVIMIATMLHSIAMGNLLPSRVKSICVDINPSTVTKLSDRGSAQVVGIVTDIGTFLPLLYNALHEDDDLDEI, from the coding sequence ATGAATAACAGAACAGTTGAACTTTCTGGACATATTATTGATTCATTGGTTCTTCCAAAGACTATGGACCTTATTATGGACAGAGGTGGAGATTTTGACATACTGGAATTTGATGTTGGAAAAAGAAAATCTGATATTAGTAGGGCTAAGATATTGGTTTCTGCAGATTCTCCCGATCAGTTAAACATGATTTTAGACGAATTATCTAGATTAGGTGCTTCCATATCCGAACTTAAAGAGGTTCAGCTTGTGGCATCCACTAAAGACAAAGTTGCTCCTGAAGGATTCTATTCAACTTCCAATCATACAACTCATGTTTTATACAATGGAAATTGGATTGTTGTTAATGACATCGAAATGGACTGTACAATCTGCATTGATGAGGAAAACGAACGTGCATATTGTAAACCGTTAGGTGATATTAAGGCAGGAGACATGATTGTTGTAGGCCGTGAAGGTATTAAAGTAACTCCTCCTCAAAGAGCAAGGGGCAAGCAGGAGCTATTTGAATTCATGAACAGTGATGTTTCTTCTGAAAAACCTTTAATGAATCTTATTCGTGGAATAGCTAAAGAGATGAAGGAAATTAAAGCTAAAGGCGGTAAAATAGGAATTGTTGGTGGGCCAGCTATTGTTCATACAGGCTCTGGAAAATATTTGGCTGCTCTTATTCGTGAAGGATACATTGACGCTTTAATGGCTGGAAATGCATTGGCTACTCATGATATTGAAAGCAATCTATTTGGAACTTCTTTGGGAATTGAAGTAGAAACCGGAAACATTGTATCTCATGGTCATACTCACCATATGAGGGCAATTAACAAAATAAACAATTCCGGATCTATTAAAAATGCTGTTGAAGATGGAACTTTAACAGGGGGAATCATGTATGAATGTATTAAGAATGATGTCCCTTACGTTTTGGCAGGCTCCATTCGTGATGACGGTCCTTTGCCTGATGTAATCACAAACACTCTCAAATCTCAGGAATTGATGCGTGAACAGGCTCAAAGTTTGGATATGGTAATTATGATTGCTACAATGCTTCATTCAATAGCTATGGGTAATTTACTCCCTTCACGTGTGAAAAGTATTTGTGTAGATATTAACCCATCTACGGTGACTAAACTTTCTGACAGGGGCAGCGCTCAAGTCGTTGGCATTGTTACGGATATTGGTACATTTTTACCTTTATTATACAATGCATTACATGAAGACGATGATTTAGATGAAATTTAA